One Streptomyces sp. NBC_00554 DNA segment encodes these proteins:
- a CDS encoding APC family permease, protein MTEQTRQAPADAADIAPPSGLRGSVGVAGIVFLVVAAAAPLTAIGGALPVMFAIGNGPGVPAAYLVVAVVLLLFSVGYAAMSRHVVDTGAFYAYVTSGLGRITGSGAASLALLTYTAIQAGIYGLAGATLNSLVTGYGGPDVPWWLWSGLLLLLVALLGYRNIDVGTKVLAVLLVLEVGIVAVVVVAILAQGGADGIDVTSFTPSAFTSGSPGIGVMFAVASFVGFEATAIYGEEARDPKRSVPRATYLAVTLIGVFYALASWAFVLAVGSDKVQEAAGKDPAGLVFAVADQYVGGAASDLMQILLVTSLFAALLAFHNAIARYLLSLGRQNSAPAVLGRVHERHGSPHVGSLAQSASAVVLVAAFAVAGADPVLELFTWMSGLATLGVLVLMILVGVAVAAYFARTGVDRRLWHTRVAPVLGTVGLFAVLWLVLDNFTTLIGGSAWLARAFEALVVLAFAAGAASAVHRRA, encoded by the coding sequence ATGACTGAGCAGACACGGCAGGCGCCCGCCGACGCCGCCGACATCGCTCCCCCGTCCGGTCTGCGCGGGTCGGTCGGGGTCGCCGGGATCGTCTTCCTCGTGGTCGCCGCGGCGGCCCCGCTCACCGCGATCGGCGGCGCGCTGCCGGTGATGTTCGCCATCGGCAACGGCCCCGGCGTACCCGCCGCCTATCTGGTCGTCGCGGTCGTCCTGCTGCTGTTCAGCGTCGGCTACGCGGCCATGAGCAGGCACGTCGTGGACACGGGGGCCTTCTACGCGTACGTCACCTCGGGCCTGGGCCGGATCACCGGTTCGGGTGCCGCAAGCCTGGCCCTGCTGACGTACACCGCGATCCAGGCCGGCATCTACGGGCTGGCCGGTGCCACCCTGAACAGCCTGGTCACCGGCTACGGCGGGCCCGATGTGCCCTGGTGGCTCTGGAGCGGGCTGCTCCTGCTGCTCGTCGCGCTGCTCGGTTACCGCAACATCGACGTCGGCACAAAGGTGCTGGCGGTGCTGCTCGTCCTCGAAGTCGGCATCGTCGCCGTGGTCGTGGTGGCGATCCTTGCCCAGGGCGGCGCGGACGGGATCGACGTCACCTCCTTCACCCCGAGCGCCTTCACCTCGGGCTCCCCCGGCATCGGCGTGATGTTCGCCGTGGCCTCCTTCGTCGGCTTCGAGGCGACCGCCATCTACGGCGAGGAGGCCCGCGACCCGAAGCGCAGCGTGCCGCGCGCCACCTATCTCGCGGTCACTCTGATCGGCGTCTTCTACGCCCTCGCCAGCTGGGCGTTCGTGCTGGCCGTCGGCAGCGACAAGGTGCAGGAGGCGGCGGGCAAGGACCCGGCGGGGCTCGTCTTCGCGGTCGCGGACCAGTACGTAGGAGGTGCGGCCTCCGACCTGATGCAGATCCTGCTGGTCACCAGCCTGTTCGCGGCGCTGCTCGCCTTCCACAACGCCATCGCCCGCTATCTGCTCTCACTGGGGCGGCAGAACAGCGCGCCCGCCGTGCTCGGACGCGTCCACGAACGGCACGGGTCGCCGCATGTGGGCTCGCTGGCGCAGAGCGCCTCCGCCGTGGTGCTGGTCGCGGCCTTCGCCGTGGCCGGGGCCGATCCGGTTCTCGAGCTGTTCACGTGGATGAGCGGACTGGCCACGCTCGGGGTGCTGGTCCTGATGATCCTGGTGGGCGTCGCCGTTGCGGCCTACTTCGCCCGTACCGGAGTGGACCGCCGGCTGTGGCACACCAGGGTCGCGCCGGTGCTCGGCACTGTCGGCCTGTTCGCCGTGCTGTGGCTGGTGCTGGACAACTTCACCACGCTGATCGGCGGTTCGGCCTGGCTGGCCCGCGCCTTCGAGGCGCTGGTCGTGCTCGCCTTCGCGGCCGGCGCTGCGTCCGCGGTACACCGTCGTGCGTGA
- a CDS encoding ABATE domain-containing protein, protein MPRVPAPPPPDATDPAPVFPFIGGRPCLNFVATLGKRHGDTPLERLPDPAALARWIGEAGLHAGDDDEPVHITADDLSHARTLREALYRLVRASMDGRAPDPADVAQVNEAAALPDLAPQLAEPHGGSLPPLYWKADHPGPAALATVARDAVLLVGGPLLARVKKCENPDCSLLFLDDSQARRRRWCSMDRCGNLAKVAGYRSRSRAASTR, encoded by the coding sequence ATGCCCCGCGTACCTGCTCCCCCTCCACCGGACGCCACCGACCCGGCGCCGGTGTTCCCCTTCATCGGCGGACGCCCCTGTCTGAACTTCGTGGCCACGCTCGGCAAACGGCACGGCGACACCCCCCTCGAACGGCTCCCCGACCCCGCCGCCCTCGCCCGCTGGATCGGCGAGGCGGGCCTGCACGCCGGGGACGACGACGAGCCGGTGCACATCACCGCCGACGACCTCTCCCACGCCCGCACACTGCGCGAGGCCCTCTACCGGCTCGTACGCGCCTCGATGGACGGTCGGGCTCCGGACCCCGCCGATGTCGCTCAGGTCAACGAAGCGGCGGCCCTCCCCGACCTCGCCCCCCAGCTCGCCGAGCCGCACGGCGGCTCCTTGCCGCCCCTGTACTGGAAGGCCGACCACCCCGGGCCCGCGGCCCTCGCGACCGTGGCCCGGGATGCCGTGCTGCTGGTCGGCGGCCCCCTTCTGGCCAGAGTCAAGAAGTGCGAGAACCCCGACTGCTCCCTGCTGTTCCTGGACGACTCCCAGGCCCGCCGCCGCCGCTGGTGCTCCATGGACCGCTGTGGCAATCTCGCAAAGGTGGCCGGTTACCGGTCCCGCAGCCGGGCCGCCTCCACTCGCTGA
- a CDS encoding primary-amine oxidase, protein MSAPSHPLDPLTPAEISAAREVLLAAGLVADTTRFAYLGLDEPAKQELPGRVPDARADRRVRVLLQDTAGAPAHDVVVSLSRTSVESDRILDPVTDGQLPVLDEEFGLVEEILAGDLRWLAALKARDLDVARVRVAPLSAGVYAEEYPQESGRRILRGLAFVQEHAKDHAWAHPVDGLVAYVDVIGRTVDQVIDLGPVAVPAESGNFDDPAVTGPLRTTQKPLEITQPEGPSFTLDGSLLRWENWSLRIGFDAREGLTLHQIAFTDRDKGQERPLIHRASIAEMVVPYADPSPVRSWQNYFDTGEYLIGRYANSLELGCDCLGDITYMDAVIADESGAPQTLTNAICLHEEDYGILWKHTDLWAGSAETRRQRRMVLSFFTTVGNYDYGFYWYLYLDGTIEFEAKATGVVFTSAHPGGDHPYATEIAPGLGAPYHQHLFCARLDMTLDGTANRVEEVDAARVPIGPDNPRGNAFTTRRTPLTRESEAQRTADASVDRVWHISNPDSLNRLGHPVGYALLPEGKPALLADPASSIAARAAFATKHLWVTRYDPAERYPAGDFVNQHPGGAGLPAYTAADRDIDGQDIVLWHTFGLTHAPRPEDWPIMPVDYTGFKLKPVGFFDRNPTLDVPPNASAHTACSTGSCHD, encoded by the coding sequence ATGAGCGCTCCGTCCCATCCGCTCGACCCGCTCACCCCCGCGGAGATCTCCGCCGCGCGCGAGGTCCTCCTCGCGGCGGGCCTCGTGGCGGACACCACACGGTTCGCCTACCTCGGCCTCGATGAACCGGCCAAGCAGGAACTGCCCGGCCGTGTGCCGGACGCCCGGGCCGACCGCCGTGTGCGGGTCCTGTTGCAGGACACGGCCGGCGCGCCCGCCCATGACGTGGTCGTGTCGCTCTCCCGTACGTCGGTGGAGAGCGACCGCATCCTGGACCCGGTCACCGATGGACAACTCCCGGTTCTGGACGAGGAGTTCGGACTGGTCGAGGAGATCCTCGCCGGGGACTTGCGGTGGCTCGCCGCACTCAAGGCCCGGGATCTGGACGTGGCCCGGGTGCGGGTCGCTCCGCTGTCCGCAGGGGTGTACGCGGAGGAGTACCCGCAGGAGTCCGGGCGCCGCATCCTGCGCGGGCTCGCCTTCGTCCAGGAACACGCCAAGGACCACGCCTGGGCCCACCCGGTCGACGGCCTCGTCGCCTATGTGGACGTCATCGGCCGCACCGTCGACCAGGTCATCGACCTCGGCCCCGTCGCCGTCCCCGCCGAATCCGGCAACTTCGACGACCCCGCCGTCACCGGCCCGCTCCGCACCACCCAGAAGCCCCTGGAGATCACCCAGCCCGAGGGCCCCAGCTTCACCCTGGACGGCAGTCTGCTGCGCTGGGAGAACTGGTCGCTGCGGATCGGCTTCGACGCCCGCGAGGGCCTGACCCTCCATCAGATCGCCTTCACCGACCGGGACAAGGGGCAGGAGCGCCCCCTCATCCACCGCGCGTCGATCGCCGAGATGGTCGTCCCGTACGCCGACCCCTCCCCCGTACGGTCCTGGCAGAACTACTTCGACACCGGCGAGTACTTGATCGGCCGCTACGCCAACTCCCTTGAGCTGGGCTGCGACTGCCTCGGCGACATCACGTACATGGACGCCGTCATCGCCGACGAGTCGGGTGCCCCGCAGACCCTGACCAACGCGATCTGCCTGCACGAGGAGGACTACGGCATCCTCTGGAAGCACACCGACCTCTGGGCAGGCTCCGCCGAGACGCGCCGCCAGCGCCGCATGGTGCTCTCCTTCTTCACCACCGTCGGCAACTACGACTACGGCTTCTACTGGTACCTCTACCTCGACGGCACCATCGAGTTCGAGGCCAAGGCCACCGGCGTCGTCTTCACCTCCGCCCACCCCGGCGGCGACCACCCGTACGCCACCGAGATCGCGCCGGGCCTCGGAGCGCCGTACCACCAACACCTGTTCTGCGCGCGCCTGGACATGACACTCGACGGGACCGCGAACCGCGTCGAGGAAGTGGACGCCGCCCGCGTGCCGATCGGTCCCGACAACCCGCGCGGCAACGCCTTCACCACCCGCCGCACCCCGCTGACCAGGGAGAGCGAGGCGCAACGCACCGCGGACGCGTCCGTGGACCGGGTCTGGCACATCTCCAACCCCGACTCGCTCAACCGCCTTGGCCATCCGGTCGGTTACGCCCTGTTGCCCGAGGGCAAGCCCGCCCTCCTCGCCGACCCGGCCTCCTCCATCGCCGCGCGCGCAGCCTTCGCCACCAAGCACCTGTGGGTCACCCGTTACGACCCCGCCGAGCGCTACCCGGCCGGTGACTTCGTCAACCAGCATCCGGGTGGCGCCGGGCTGCCCGCCTACACGGCCGCCGACCGTGACATCGACGGCCAGGACATCGTCCTCTGGCACACCTTCGGCCTCACCCATGCCCCGCGCCCCGAGGACTGGCCGATCATGCCCGTCGACTACACCGGCTTCAAGCTCAAGCCGGTCGGCTTCTTCGACCGCAACCCCACGCTCGACGTGCCGCCCAACGCCTCTGCCCACACCGCCTGTTCCACGGGAAGCTGCCATGACTGA
- a CDS encoding PAS domain S-box protein, translated as MDLTRADAVVWRNRALLLFDRIPMPVAVCDVYGVIVLANPAMATEWGETPGRLRGRNVLDLFRPQEATQVERITQALRLRHRSRYPVSVRWDAADGVRRHGELTADPVSDSAETSTALLVTLRVLGECPDPDPGRTEPSAPPAGATEARILALLAGGATTARAARETGLTVDGVNYHLRRLSDRWGASTRTELVARAYALGVLTPGVWPPTAVPAVPAAPAP; from the coding sequence GTGGACCTGACGCGGGCGGACGCCGTGGTGTGGCGCAACCGTGCCCTGCTGCTGTTCGACCGGATTCCGATGCCGGTCGCGGTGTGCGACGTGTACGGGGTGATCGTCCTGGCGAATCCGGCGATGGCGACGGAGTGGGGCGAGACGCCGGGCAGACTGCGGGGCCGGAACGTGTTGGACCTGTTCCGCCCGCAGGAGGCGACGCAGGTGGAGCGGATCACGCAGGCGCTGCGGCTGCGGCACCGCTCCCGGTACCCGGTCTCGGTGCGCTGGGACGCGGCCGACGGGGTGCGGCGCCACGGCGAGTTGACCGCTGACCCCGTCAGCGACAGCGCCGAGACATCCACGGCCCTACTGGTCACACTCCGGGTGCTCGGGGAATGCCCCGACCCCGACCCCGGACGCACCGAGCCGTCCGCCCCACCCGCCGGCGCCACCGAGGCGCGCATTCTGGCCCTGCTCGCCGGAGGCGCGACCACGGCCCGGGCCGCGCGGGAGACGGGCCTGACCGTGGACGGCGTCAACTACCACCTACGGCGCCTGTCCGACCGCTGGGGCGCGTCCACCCGTACGGAACTGGTCGCCCGCGCCTACGCGCTGGGCGTACTCACTCCCGGCGTGTGGCCGCCCACGGCCGTTCCCGCCGTACCCGCCGCACCCGCCCCCTGA
- a CDS encoding zinc-binding alcohol dehydrogenase family protein encodes MRAVRIDEFGGPEVLVPVEMPDPVAAPGQVLVRVVAAGVNRVDALVRAGVYHRAGRPPLIPGVEAAGTVAAVGEGVTGIAVGQRVMALDGVDSPGFYAELAVVPAERVTVLPDGVELTEAATLPVAWLSAWYCLRRLARVTKDDTVVVKAAASGVGSAAVQIAAEAGAHVIAIAGSPEKTAWAAEFGAGSTVDTSAHPDDAEVDEVLRLTGGRGADVVLDTVGGRAFGRSLREIGHGGRVVALANVALEPSTVDTRDFYPKNASVLGFQLTNLQIHGYDPRADLRELAERVAAGTYRVPVETVFPLEGARAAHERLEQRDNRGKIVLAVAES; translated from the coding sequence ATGCGTGCGGTGCGGATCGACGAGTTCGGCGGGCCCGAGGTGCTGGTGCCGGTGGAGATGCCGGACCCGGTCGCAGCGCCCGGCCAGGTGCTGGTGCGGGTCGTCGCGGCGGGAGTGAACCGGGTGGACGCCCTCGTCCGCGCCGGGGTCTACCACCGGGCCGGTCGCCCGCCGCTTATCCCGGGCGTGGAGGCGGCCGGAACCGTCGCCGCGGTGGGGGAGGGCGTGACCGGCATCGCCGTCGGGCAGCGGGTCATGGCCCTGGACGGCGTGGACTCACCGGGCTTTTACGCCGAGTTGGCCGTCGTACCCGCCGAGCGGGTGACCGTTCTGCCGGACGGCGTGGAGCTGACGGAGGCCGCCACCCTGCCCGTCGCCTGGCTCTCCGCCTGGTACTGCCTGCGCCGGCTGGCCCGGGTCACCAAGGACGACACCGTGGTGGTGAAGGCCGCCGCGAGCGGGGTCGGCAGCGCGGCCGTACAGATCGCGGCCGAGGCGGGCGCGCACGTCATCGCGATCGCCGGTTCACCGGAGAAGACCGCCTGGGCCGCCGAGTTCGGCGCCGGCTCCACCGTCGACACCTCGGCGCACCCCGATGACGCGGAGGTCGACGAGGTGCTGCGACTGACCGGCGGACGGGGCGCGGACGTCGTCCTGGACACCGTCGGCGGCCGTGCCTTCGGGCGGAGCCTGCGCGAGATCGGACACGGCGGGCGGGTCGTCGCCCTCGCCAACGTCGCGCTGGAGCCGAGCACCGTCGACACCCGCGACTTCTACCCGAAGAACGCGTCCGTCCTCGGCTTCCAGCTCACCAACCTGCAGATCCACGGCTACGACCCTCGCGCGGACCTGCGGGAACTGGCCGAGCGGGTCGCGGCGGGCACGTACCGCGTACCCGTGGAGACCGTGTTCCCGCTGGAGGGCGCTCGCGCAGCGCATGAGCGGCTGGAACAGCGCGACAACCGGGGCAAGATCGTGCTCGCGGTGGCGGAGAGCTGA
- a CDS encoding lactonase family protein, translated as MSSGADAERGSGDGWTRRRFVGTLTGAAAVTTVAAPAAPRTVPPADPVRAPTTGTSPSPTGRSSTRPLLLGTYTSVEGGGKGIGLATYDSTTGQVTGTGAVITGVGDPSYLAPHPDGRTLYAVDEREEGGVTAVRLAENAVLGRRGTGGSSPCHVSVHPSGRWLLSANYGSGSVAVHPIDSSGALGEHTAVVTHSSPAPGPGQQGPHAHQFITSPDGGHVLAVDLGTDTVYTYRLDESTGTLTEDSQAHTRPGAGPRHLTFHPGGRFAYLANEVDNTVAVCAYDPATGRLTPGDPQSTGTGGGTSYPAQILVTSNGSYAYLANRGHNSLTRYAIEADGARLKLLDTVPVGGDFPRHIAFSPDGKLLFAANQRSSTVSVFHVDVSSGELRLAGEPFASPVAVCAVPL; from the coding sequence ATGAGCAGTGGGGCAGATGCGGAGCGCGGCTCGGGCGACGGCTGGACCAGACGCCGTTTCGTCGGCACGCTGACGGGGGCCGCAGCGGTGACGACGGTCGCGGCACCGGCCGCTCCCAGGACGGTACCGCCGGCGGACCCCGTCAGAGCGCCGACGACCGGAACCTCCCCGTCGCCCACCGGCCGCTCCAGCACCCGCCCGCTGCTCCTCGGGACGTACACCTCGGTCGAGGGCGGCGGAAAGGGCATCGGCCTGGCCACGTACGACTCGACGACGGGCCAGGTCACCGGTACGGGCGCCGTCATCACCGGCGTCGGCGACCCCTCGTACCTCGCACCGCATCCGGACGGCCGCACGCTGTACGCCGTCGACGAGCGGGAAGAGGGCGGAGTGACGGCCGTACGCCTCGCGGAGAACGCGGTTCTGGGCAGGCGCGGCACCGGTGGCTCGAGCCCGTGCCATGTGTCCGTGCATCCGAGCGGGCGCTGGCTGCTGAGCGCCAACTACGGGTCGGGCAGCGTGGCCGTGCATCCCATCGACAGCTCGGGGGCGCTCGGCGAGCACACCGCCGTCGTCACGCACTCGAGCCCGGCGCCCGGCCCGGGTCAACAGGGGCCGCACGCCCACCAGTTCATCACGAGCCCCGACGGCGGCCATGTGCTGGCCGTCGACCTGGGCACCGACACCGTCTACACCTACCGCCTGGACGAGTCCACGGGCACGCTCACCGAGGACTCCCAGGCGCATACGCGTCCGGGTGCGGGGCCGCGCCATCTCACCTTCCACCCCGGCGGCCGCTTCGCGTATCTCGCCAACGAGGTCGACAACACGGTCGCGGTCTGCGCCTACGACCCGGCCACCGGGCGGCTCACGCCGGGCGATCCGCAGTCCACGGGTACGGGTGGGGGCACGAGTTACCCGGCGCAGATCCTGGTGACCTCGAACGGGTCGTACGCCTATCTCGCCAACCGGGGCCACAACAGCCTGACGCGCTACGCGATCGAGGCGGACGGCGCCCGCCTGAAGCTCCTGGACACAGTGCCGGTCGGCGGTGACTTCCCCCGTCACATCGCCTTCTCCCCTGACGGGAAGCTGCTGTTCGCGGCGAACCAGCGGTCGAGCACGGTCAGCGTCTTCCACGTCGACGTCAGCAGCGGTGAACTCCGGCTCGCGGGCGAGCCGTTCGCCTCACCCGTCGCCGTCTGCGCGGTGCCGCTGTAG
- a CDS encoding TetR/AcrR family transcriptional regulator, whose protein sequence is MPKIVDHQERRRQIVEAVWALIARRGLDAVTMRDLAAEAGYSNGALAPYFRNKDEILQAAFTYAFESTNSRAEEAIAGASGLAALRGLCLEIMPLDEVRVMEARVVIAFWDRAVHDERMTAVHEHAMDLWREQMYTYLRQARAAGEVTTTTPDERVVDTLLATLMGFQINALLAPHTTGAQRQEAVLEGLLDSLR, encoded by the coding sequence ATGCCGAAGATCGTCGACCATCAGGAGCGGCGTCGGCAGATCGTCGAAGCGGTGTGGGCCCTGATCGCACGCCGTGGACTGGACGCCGTCACCATGCGGGACCTGGCCGCCGAGGCCGGGTACTCCAACGGCGCGCTCGCCCCCTACTTCCGCAACAAGGACGAGATCCTCCAGGCCGCGTTCACCTACGCGTTCGAGAGCACCAACTCCCGGGCCGAGGAGGCCATCGCGGGCGCGAGCGGCCTGGCGGCACTGCGCGGGCTCTGCCTGGAGATCATGCCGCTGGACGAGGTACGGGTCATGGAGGCCCGCGTGGTCATCGCCTTCTGGGACCGCGCGGTCCACGACGAGCGCATGACCGCGGTGCACGAGCACGCCATGGACCTGTGGCGCGAGCAGATGTACACCTACCTCCGGCAGGCTCGCGCGGCCGGCGAAGTCACCACCACGACCCCCGACGAACGCGTCGTCGACACCCTGCTCGCCACCCTCATGGGTTTCCAGATCAACGCGCTGCTCGCACCGCACACCACCGGCGCCCAGCGCCAGGAAGCCGTCCTCGAAGGGCTCCTGGACTCGCTCCGGTGA
- a CDS encoding FBP domain-containing protein, whose product MRSLTEQDIRSSFINCSKGEAKRLPTPRDLAERPWDDLDFLGWRDPGAPDRSYLVTERSGDVVGVTLRFPSSQRGFLHRSMCSLCLTTHPGNAVSLMTARKTGAAGREGNSVGIYMCADLACSLYVRGKKSLESGSRFEESLTVEQQIARTVGNLSAFLERLRV is encoded by the coding sequence ATGAGATCACTCACCGAGCAGGACATCCGCAGCTCATTCATCAACTGCTCCAAGGGCGAGGCCAAGCGCCTCCCGACACCTCGCGATCTCGCCGAACGCCCCTGGGACGACCTGGACTTCCTCGGCTGGCGGGATCCCGGGGCGCCCGATCGCAGCTATCTGGTCACCGAGCGGTCCGGCGATGTCGTCGGCGTCACCCTGCGCTTCCCCTCCTCCCAGCGCGGCTTCCTGCACCGCAGCATGTGCTCGCTGTGTCTGACGACCCACCCGGGCAACGCCGTCTCGCTGATGACGGCCCGCAAGACGGGGGCGGCCGGCCGCGAGGGCAATTCGGTCGGCATCTACATGTGCGCCGACCTCGCCTGTTCGCTGTACGTACGCGGCAAGAAGTCCCTCGAATCCGGCAGCCGGTTCGAGGAGAGCCTCACGGTGGAGCAGCAGATCGCCCGGACGGTGGGCAACCTGTCCGCGTTCCTGGAGAGGCTCCGCGTCTGA
- a CDS encoding DUF3626 domain-containing protein: MHFGNGRTPQERAVRHVAAHSSGPALDPALRVTLNLHPDRLVRGLPILEALAQDGTYHSQFVTGTSNGGLTAHPGGDRWRWESRIFGAAYDTAPTHERPVYGGLNFRRQLVGAAPRFGSSHFRLTGEALRRATFCYPDSAAEPSGFGVAAGMSLIEQAEADDRDALDDYIEAQVHGRVVLARDMEALVLDESYRGTPVETAALRLPCPVEWHPGYRISVEELRLHPDFRGPEFVELGARIAEFGYLDPRIIGDAARTGRYEVQDLKRVWHCLARFGAPQGAGAAGTAGTAVGGHTPGVSTPSA, encoded by the coding sequence ATGCATTTCGGGAACGGCCGCACACCGCAGGAGCGGGCCGTGCGTCACGTCGCAGCCCACTCCTCCGGCCCGGCACTGGATCCCGCGCTCCGAGTCACCCTGAACCTCCACCCGGACCGGCTTGTCCGCGGACTCCCGATCCTCGAGGCGCTGGCCCAGGACGGCACGTACCACTCCCAGTTCGTCACGGGCACGAGCAACGGCGGCCTGACCGCCCACCCCGGCGGCGACCGTTGGCGCTGGGAGAGCCGGATCTTCGGGGCGGCGTACGACACGGCGCCCACGCACGAACGCCCCGTGTACGGCGGGCTGAACTTCCGGCGCCAACTGGTCGGCGCCGCACCCCGGTTCGGATCCTCACACTTCCGGCTGACCGGCGAGGCACTCCGGCGGGCCACCTTCTGCTACCCCGACAGCGCGGCCGAGCCGTCCGGGTTCGGGGTCGCCGCCGGGATGTCGCTCATCGAGCAGGCCGAGGCGGACGACCGGGACGCCCTCGACGACTACATCGAGGCGCAGGTGCACGGAAGGGTTGTACTGGCGCGGGACATGGAAGCCCTGGTCCTCGACGAGTCCTACCGCGGAACGCCGGTCGAGACCGCGGCGCTGCGACTGCCGTGCCCGGTCGAGTGGCATCCCGGATACCGGATCTCCGTCGAGGAGCTGAGACTTCACCCGGATTTCCGTGGCCCGGAGTTTGTCGAACTCGGGGCCAGGATTGCCGAGTTCGGGTACCTCGACCCACGGATCATCGGGGACGCGGCGCGCACGGGCCGGTACGAGGTGCAGGACCTGAAGAGGGTGTGGCACTGCCTCGCACGCTTCGGTGCGCCTCAGGGGGCGGGTGCGGCGGGTACGGCGGGAACGGCCGTGGGCGGCCACACGCCGGGAGTGAGTACGCCCAGCGCGTAG
- a CDS encoding aromatic acid exporter family protein has protein sequence MREERREDRGEWATSVAQLVKRRREPVVVQALRSAAAATIAYVVALHLSPEPAPLTAPLTALLVVQVTLYATITTGVRRVNSVVAGVVVAIIFSSLVGLTWWSLALLIVASLAVGHLVRVSEFVPEVAISAMLVLGVTRVGDIAWARVLETLIGAVVGLACNLVLAPPVWVGVAGESIEDLARRMRQLMLRIGEEAAGRTPASLAAARLHEARRLDHDIVEVDAALRQAEDSLKLNPRVREGLLHRVVLRTGLDTLEICTVVLRVLARSLTDLAKEREPEPLFEPQAGAALEQLLSEVADAIVSFAVLVTTDVSHSAESAEERLAAELTTAAATRDKLAQLFLEGVQRDASHWQLHGAVLSEVNRMLDELDTEHRSRRLLEELDRCTREQRERWPRLTRLRANVRRLRMPRRNRRPASRRSM, from the coding sequence GTGCGAGAGGAACGCAGGGAGGACCGTGGTGAGTGGGCGACATCCGTCGCCCAGCTCGTCAAGCGCCGACGGGAACCCGTCGTCGTCCAGGCACTGCGGTCGGCGGCCGCCGCCACGATCGCGTACGTCGTCGCCCTGCACCTCAGCCCCGAGCCCGCACCGCTCACCGCACCCCTGACGGCCCTGCTCGTCGTACAGGTCACTCTGTACGCCACGATCACCACCGGCGTCCGGCGCGTGAACTCCGTGGTGGCCGGGGTCGTCGTCGCCATCATTTTCAGCAGTCTGGTGGGTCTGACCTGGTGGAGTCTGGCCCTGCTGATCGTCGCCTCACTGGCCGTGGGGCATCTCGTACGGGTCAGTGAGTTCGTTCCCGAAGTGGCGATCAGCGCCATGCTGGTCCTCGGCGTCACCAGGGTGGGCGACATCGCGTGGGCCCGGGTGCTGGAAACGCTGATCGGGGCGGTCGTGGGGCTCGCCTGCAATCTCGTGCTGGCGCCTCCGGTGTGGGTCGGCGTGGCCGGGGAGTCCATCGAGGATCTGGCGCGCCGGATGCGGCAGTTGATGCTGCGGATCGGCGAGGAGGCCGCGGGCCGCACCCCCGCCTCGCTGGCGGCCGCACGGCTGCACGAGGCGCGCCGTCTCGACCACGACATCGTCGAGGTGGACGCGGCGCTGCGGCAGGCCGAGGACAGCCTGAAGCTCAATCCGCGCGTGCGCGAGGGGCTGCTGCACCGGGTCGTGCTGCGGACCGGCCTCGACACGCTGGAGATCTGCACGGTCGTCCTGCGCGTGCTCGCGCGCAGCCTCACCGATCTCGCCAAGGAACGTGAACCCGAGCCTCTGTTCGAGCCGCAGGCGGGGGCCGCCCTTGAGCAGCTGCTGTCCGAGGTCGCCGACGCCATCGTCAGTTTCGCCGTCCTGGTGACCACGGATGTGAGCCACAGTGCGGAGTCGGCGGAGGAGCGGCTCGCCGCTGAGCTCACCACCGCGGCCGCCACCCGGGACAAGCTGGCACAGCTGTTCCTCGAAGGGGTCCAGCGCGATGCCAGCCACTGGCAGCTGCACGGTGCGGTGCTGTCCGAGGTCAACCGCATGCTCGACGAGCTCGACACGGAGCACCGCTCCCGACGGCTTCTGGAGGAACTGGACCGCTGTACACGCGAGCAGCGCGAGCGCTGGCCGCGCCTCACGCGCCTGCGCGCAAATGTGCGCAGGCTGCGGATGCCGCGCCGGAACCGACGCCCTGCCTCCCGTCGTTCTATGTGA